CTACCATATTAAGTTGATTCAGGTCTCCCCTTTGATGAATTTTGACATAGTAAATGGTATTCTAATCTTATGCAACATAAACTCATTATGTTTGGGCAAGAATGTTGCATTATGAGCTAATTGCAATGACTTTAAAGTTGTTTTTTAAGTAAAGACTTTAAAGTTGTTTTTTTAAGGAAAGACTTTAAAGTTGTTACCAGCGCTGGAATTGGTAAAGTGGTGTGATTCATGTATTTACCTGTATCATACAAATAGTGGTACATACTATGTAGTGATATATATAATGATAAATTACACATTGCATAACTTATCGTGGTTGTACATAACATACATATCAACAAACAACAATCCAATATATATATGATCAAAGTCAAACCAACATACATACTTGACTGCTGGAAACCAACCACAAAGAGTGCTCTAGTACATTGCAAACAGCAGCTACATGTGGATCTAAAGGCCAGAAAGCTGGACAGCTCATCTGCTTTCAGATCCCATCAAACTTTATCTTGGAAATGAGGCGCTCCGTTTATTTATGTCCCCACAGCACATAGGAAATGAGGCACTACGTTTATTTATATCCTCACTGCAGCTCATGGACCATTAAATACTGAACCACACATTGGGCATAATTTACGGGTAAACTTCGATGACACCACGAGCTCCTATTTTCTTAACAATCTTATAGTCTGAGAAGCCGGCTTTCATAAAGATCTCACGCCAATCATTTTCATCTCGCTGCCTGCCTCTGATATTCACCATCATGAGCAAGTCCATCAGGAGTTGGGCTTCATACATTATTGGCCCTAGAGAAGGGTCAACGACTATTTCTATAATAATCACTTTCCCTCCCTCTTCTTTTGAAGGAATTGCCTTCTTGCACTGCTCCAGGATCTTTACACAATCCTCATCGCTAAAGAAGTGCAGTAGAAGCTACAGAACAAAATGTCATGTAAGTTAAACAATTGAAAATTGTGGTGAGCAAATTAGTTGGCAAATTACAAATGGCAAGTATATATCTGACAAACAAAACTCTATTTATGAATTTTTATTTGTACTCAAGGGTGAGATACACAGCGCCCATTTTTGCTATCCATTCCATACCTTTATCATCACAGCTTGAGCAGGTGGGATGGAGTGGAACATGTCACCCGCGACATAGGTAACAGAATCATGAGGTGGTGCATTCTCAATAACCTTTGGAAGGTCCAGCACAGTACACTTGATGTGAGGGAACGCCTTGATGATTCCCCTCACAGTGGTGccatcaccaccaccgcaaTCAGTCAGTGATTGAACACCCCTGAAAATGTCACCGCACTCCCGAATAATGGTTCCAATTGCCAAGTTGTCATGTGCAGCCACACCTTCATTGACAATCCTGTCTAGCTCTTCGTCAAGGAGCTTTGTTTTCTCATGGACAAGTGGCACACCATGCTGTTCCTCGAATGGCGATGGTATTGGCACAGGCAAATCCTTCTTGAACCAGTCAGCTAGAGACGATGCAGCCTCAAGATAATGCCGTGAGACCGTGGCTAGCACAAAGTATTTCTGGTAGGTGTGGTTTTCTGCTTCCACACCTTCTACCAGGAGCCAGGAGAGTGGGTTGAGGCGGTACGTCTCCACCTCAGCACCACTATCAGATGCAAAGATGCCTGATGTGACGAGCAGCCGCATCAAGCGGCGCAGGAATGGAAGCTTAGTCTGAGGAAGGGACAGTGCGGTTACCAAGTCTGGCAGCGAGGCAGCCCCTCCGAGTTTATGGATAGCAGTTGGGATGTGAAGCTCGACGGCGCACTTGAGCGCCATGGATGTGAGGTAGTAGAGGCTGTGGCGCCATAGGTCGGCTTGTGCCTGCAGCAGCTCAGCATCAGTGGGAGCTATGATGGTCCGAGAATCAGCGGCCATTCTCTTGTCTCTCCCGCTCACTCACGCTGTATCTTTCTTGCCCTAGTCTTTGTGCTCTGATGCGTTGCTTGGTTGCGAATTCATTCCTAGCTAGGGTGGTTTAAATAGAGTGCAAAGAGAGCTGGCTGAGCGATCAAGCTGCACTTGATTATATTATTGTATTGTATTAGGTGATTGAGTGCGATACGGAGATCTCAGTAATGTATTTAGTTGGCTATTAACTCCGTGCTAGGATTTAAatagtgtgtgagtgtgtgtcaaCCTACCAGAGCGATCGGCTAGGCTTGGTTTTGTTCGATTACATGATTGAATGTGTACTTTGATGAAAATGGAGCCACTGAATAATCTAATTAGCAAACTATTTTCTCACAAGCAGAACATTGCGTGCATGAATAAAAACAGCACCTATATATACTTGAAACCAACAAACACAAGCTGTCCAATGATTTAATAACAAAATACGTGCAGCAGCTAGCTCACTAAGACATCAatttgttgacagccaaaattagcAAAGACCATGGCCGACCCGTCTAACTGGTCGGACTGACCGGTCAAATGGGTCTGGCCCTTTTTTAATCCGAATAGGTTTAGATATGTCACTATGATTCCTTTTGTAAAATGACTCGTGAAAggggttatatatatatatatatatatatatatatatatatatatatatatatatatatatatatatatatatatatatatatatatatgaaggctaAGGCTGATTGAGGTTAATCCCAATTGATTGAATACAATTTATtctttactttttatctctcacaACCCTAATTTTTCTAATCCCATCTGTTGTTGTTCTTAATTCTCCATAGCATTCAAGGGCATTCTGAATGACCTACTGCCAACTTCATAATAACCCTTGATCCACGAGTTCTAATGGGTCCGAGTTTGAGGTTTTAGATCTTGGCGGCGGTCCCTGAGGAGCCGATCTAACCGGTCCGCcctaccggtctgacaggtTGGCGCACAGAGGTTGTTTGCAACGATCATTTGGAGATTTGCAGCGCATTCAAGTGTTGGCCAGACTTTGAGTCGACACAATCCTCATCATCTCAAATCAGCATATCAAATAACACACATGTTGACGCAAGTTAATATGTATTTGCTACAATAAGTCCAGAATATGCCATCTATTGCAAGCTCAGGCAGCATCCAGCAAAAGTATTGTGAGGAATTATGCATCCAGTAGACAAGGTAGAATGGCATATGACGCATGGCATGAATGGGACTCTCCACCACCGGGGTGGATCATATGACGACAGGCCAGGCTAAGCTGGGATTGTAGCTGGCCTTTAAGATTAACATGGGCAGGTTCTGCTGTCCGTATAGTGGGTGATATACAAGAGCAATGACGCACAGGCAGCTCCATGTGGGCATCATTTGCAGTGATAGAAACATATCATAATCCATGGTTCCCATTCATTTAATGCACCTTGCCCTCCACGTGTTCCTTAATTTATTGATTACGAGTAATGTAATGTGCGGCTCCTAATTTTACCAATTTGAAAGCCGATTAGCTCATTTGTTATGCAAAATAAGTCAAATACATGTTGTATGCTGAAATAAGGGTTGTTTGTAACAAAGGACTTTTACGGCACATAACACTACCATATATTACTGTCTGAAAAGAACTCGTATGTAAACATCGTACGGTCTAGATTTATTCTATACTGCTGAAATGTTGATTAATGGTATGAGGTAGTATAAAAAGATAATACAGGTAGTATAAGGGTATTATAGAAAACTTTTTGATATCATCTCCTTTTATTTTCCTCAATCAATTCCAATCCTCATCATTCCCTGTCCCGTTGCCTACGGTTTCAGGAGGACCGACAGTGATTCTGTCGTTCGCAGCCGGTGAGGAGGCTTGTGCCACGCCTGACACGCGGCCTTTGGCCATCTCAGACGGCCGACCCTCCCCACTCGAGAGGCATCCACGGCGGTGGATCCGGCAGCCGCTCTGAtctgaggaagaagaaagagagggaggaggagccagacGTCTATGCGGGGCTAAGCAATTAAGCATCAGCAGCGGATGAACCCGGCAGTGAAGGCGTCCATGTGCCGCTCGCAACAGCTACAGCAAGCTTGCACAACCACATGTGGAGCTGGGCAGTGCGCGGAGTCCGACAGTGGCCCATGGCGCAAAAGCCCTGCGCCCGGTCAGAAAAGGCTGTTTCTGTTCTCCCTAGATGAGCAAGAttaaggccccgtttagttcccaaattttttttacagtattcatcacatcgaatcttcgaacatatgcatagagcattaaatgcagttgaaaaaataactaattacacagtttaactgattaggacgagatgaatcttttaaacctaactaatccatgattagacattaattgtcaaataacaacgaaagtaaccaaaacccaaaaaatTGAAGCACAGGTTGGGAGACAACCAGTTTAAAATCGGGTCAAAAAACAACACATAAACTTTCAGAGTTTTCAGACTTGCTGTGGCATTCCTCAATTTTCATCTGCACTTTCGGAATACTTGAACTTCGAGTCTCTCATTCACATCACTACCAACGAAGAATAGGAGAAAACAAGGGCTACAAGATTTGTATTCAACGTTCGGTGAATAGATTCATGATTAAAATGCAAAACTGTGTTACTCTTGGTCCAACGAACAGGTTCAACAAGGTCCAGATTGCATGTTTTTGTTttattccacaaactttgaccaagcttttgaaatgttcaaaattcaaaactttggacaacaacaacaaaaatgtGTAAACCAAAGTAAAGGCTGAAACActagtttgggttttggtcaaATGTGCAGGCAAAAATGAAAGTTAACAACATCTGAACTTAATGACTCAGACAAAAGAAAATCAGAGACATCATGTGGCCCGCGCGTCGCCTGTCCAGCGCCGATGCCCCGCAGCGGCGCCCATGGCTTCCGTCCATGGCAGGGTCGCGGCAGCATGCAAAGCAAGGGCTGGCGGCAGGGTCCTACGGTGTCGctcccggcggccggccaggGGTGGGAATGGACGCACGGGTCGGAAGCTGGCGGCGCTAGATCAGCAGTACGGCTTGCAGATCGATTCAGCGGGTCTGGGCACCGGAGGCTCACCTTCAGTTAATATTAAGTTAATAATTAATGTCCTTTTTAATAGATGGTTAGATCTTCTCTAAATGGTAGTATTGTGCTGTAAAAGATCTTGTTATGGAAACAAGGCAGTTCTTTCATTGATCTGCTCAGAGCACGAGTTCCGTACTGAACCACACTATAAGCACATTTTATTTTGGAGTGCAGCGGTAATCTTACGCGTAGGTCTGCTTTTGGCTGGAGTAGGGTCAGCACCAGTTGGAACACAGGCGGTCTTAGCACCAGCCGACATTGTCGTTTGTCACTACGTCACTCTCGGCGTGTATCTTTATCTCTTCGTCACAAGATATGTGCTGCTGTTGCAGCATTATTAGTGCCTACGAAGTTGATATATATTCAATGAAAATTTAATTTGCATTCTTGAACTATCGTAGAAGTCTGATATTATTAAGTTTTTATctacaaaaccggataataTAGGCCACAAAACTATCAAAACCGgatgaatttggtctttggatAGTTTTGAGGGTAGTTTTGtacttttaaaaaaattaaaattctaattaaatcaagaaaaatcaaaactaatttattttaaatcagaaaaatatgaaactagtaaaatcaaaactaatttattttaaatcagaaaaatatgaaactagtaccaatacttttctaaaaggtaaagacTTGAAAACGGCCAGCTGCTCATTAGTGTTTCCATCCCTACATGCACCCCACCACCAGCTGGAATCATCAATATGCTGTCCACTAGGCCCTACAACCACGTGATGCCAGCAATCCTTATCTCTAACACTCCTCTCCCTCTCAATCTCCGGCAGCTCAATTTCATAGTTTAGCTAAGTCCTTTCTagaaatgtaacctatctattattgctatACATAAATCTTAGTTATTCAAAAAACAATAAGtataactacaagcaaccaaatattatgaacataaaaaattaaatCTGAATAATTGACAAATTTTATGTCAATAGATAGGTTTCATTTTTAGAAAACCTTTGGTacctattttttgttttttaacataaaattaattacttagaaattttttagtttaaatttagaTAATTTTAATTTTCGCAAAATAGAAAATCACCTTCTAAACCACATAAAGGACCAAATTTATCCGGTTTCAACAATTGGATGGTCTCTGTTATTCGGTTTCGAAGTTGAAGATTGAAAATCGAATTTTTGTGATAGTTGGAGTAAACTTTTCCCTATATTAAACAAATATAGTGCCTATCAGCTACTACCTACTTGTTTGAAGCATCTATGATATTGATTGTGGGTGGGGTCGTTTATTTTTAGTTAGCGTCATATAAATTGATAAACTATTGCAGCGTGAATCGCGTGGTGGACTATTTTTTTGCATTTAAATTGTCACTGCGAACCACATGGGGATGTAGTTATGCTCGGATTCATATACCATGTCTGCTGGCCCAAGTGCGTGGCTGTCTGGCTGAACTAGCTACAGTACATGAGATAAAGCAGTGGATATAAAGCTAACGTTCAGAAATACGTACGGTGAAAGTTTCATAAACAATCAATCGGTTTAATTCGCTGAAAGCTAATATTTAATGCCGACAACCACATATTTGCACAGGTATGTCTCTTGGTAACCATTGTATGCATTAATCGACATCTATACCTAGCTATTTCTAAAGCGAATGAGgtttccacctaaatttttagtttggtCCGTCTTATGTCATTGACGGATGGACCTTAGTCCATCCCATATGTGAGTCAGACCAGCTCTCCGTCAATAACTGAATCACGTAACAAATTAACAGACGGACAACTATACGTATccgatacttataccaactCTGTCCATAGCAACACAACTATAATTTTATAGTGCTAAAATATCCCACCTTTCCCCTAAAGAATATCAGTTCATTCAGGAAGTTTACACATGGAGAAACCTACACATGGAGAAGAAATCAGAAAAAGAGCCTCCTAGAAGGAACTTTGAGGGAGGGGAGGCTCCCGTGCAGTCCCCATAGGTGAGCCTCGAGGGGGGTGACATACCGCCAGCTGGAATATTTGCAAAAAGCCTCATGGATATTTTTATAAACACTCCTAAATTGAATCGCCAtccaaatactccctccgttgaAGAACAACATTATCAATCAGACGGTCGATCTCCGCATCCCCACGCCCTGAAAATGGTTAGGATAGCCCCATACGAGAGCCCTGGTCtgggctcgccggcgtcgacTCGCCGGAGAGATTCGGAGGGGACCGCACCACTGTGGTGTGGTGTTCACCCCCTGGCAGCAGGGTCCCACGAACCCTTGGCTCATGGTGGATTGAGCCCAGGGATGGGGAAGGGATGCCCGGACCCGCAACCTCCACCTGAAGCTGGACCATGGCAGTcagcggaggacgaggcgagCGGTTGCGATGGAGATCAGGGTAAGTCGGATCCCAATCTCCAACCTACATCTGAGCATCGTGCGCTTCAGTTTCTGACCAAAGGGGTCTCGAGCCCCAACCCTAGCTCTCCTCATCCGCGGTTCCCTGTGTGTTCTCCGGATGAGGGCCTTGTGAGATCCCATCTACAGAACACGAACCCTTCGTGTTCTGTTAGTGGGGGTGCCCAGAATTCGATCCGGCCTCGGACGAGAGTTTTACGGGAGGATCTAGACCCGACTTTGTGTGAGAGTGTTGATCATCTGTGGAATCGCAGCAGAGAGGTAGGTACTTGCGAGGAAATTTATGTGCCAATTTCTTCATCTGCGCCCCTTCGTGGTGCAAATTCGATTCCATGGTCGACGATGGGTGGTGATACTAGATCATTTGTGCAGGTCGTCCGCACCGATTCAAGGTTTGCGATGGCTGATCAAGGACGTTTTGGAGGACAACATGGTCCGAGATCTGGGGGCTTCGGTTTCAATCAGACTGGTGGTCGTGGGAATGTGTATCAGGGGCAGGGAAACAGATTTAATCACAACTTcagagagggaagggagagaccgttcagaggaggaagagggcagAATTTTCAGTGGCAACAAAAGGATATGAACAGATAGGAGTTCAACAGCAATACAAGAGAACAACAGTTCGACCTCAGGAATAATTTAAATCAGGGGAGAGAACAGCAAAATAGGATTCAGGAAGAACAGAGGAAAACGAGAGGTGGAAAGTTTGGAGAGGGAAAGACAGGCTAAACTGCAGGAGGATCTGAAAATGAAGGGGCCAGCTTTCCCAGAGGAAACAGTGCAATCGGGGGTTGATGGACCAACTGGAGGAGTTAATATGGATACTAGAAATCTAGGTAGAATGGATCATTCAGGTCAGTTTGGAGTGGAATTGCAGAATCCAGAAGTTAAGTATCCTAATACAAGTTGCAACAGATGTGGGAGAGTTGGTCATAAATATGAAGAGTGTAAAAAACCAGTAGTGTGTCCAAGGTGTGGTAAAGAAGGGCATGTCCAGAGAGTATGTCCTGAAATCATGCCATGGGAATGGGTGGCGCCCTATTGTGGCCTAGCTGCACAAGGTCAAGGATTCCATGTGATTTTGGATGGGGATCAAGACCAGGGAGAGAGAGACATGGCTAATTGTGCTCTCATAACTATTTTGGAGGGTTAGGCAACTGCTAGACAGATTGAGCATGAATTTAGAACTCAAGCCGGTCCTACATCAAGCTGGAGATGGTATGCAAAGAAGCTAACAGACACTACTTTTCCAAATGAGATTCCCTGCAGCAAAAAAAGTGGAAGATCTATCATACTTTATTGGTATGCGCATGAGGACAAATCCAGAAGTCACTCTGAAAGTGGAAATCTAATGCTGGAGCCAAGTTTGGGATTGAATCAGCTTGGTTCAGGATCCTGGGAATTCCTGTAGAAAAAAGAACAATAAAAAAAGCTAGTTTAATTGCATCTTTGGTTGGAATACCTTTAGAAGTTGATAGTGCAAATATCAAGAGATGGGAATTTATCAGGGTAAATATTGGATGCAGGGACATAACCAAAGTTCCAGCTGTGGTAGAAGGTCTGTTAGATTTTCACTTCTATGACTTCACCTTTCAGAGGGAAGTCCCTCAGGAAGGGGTCACCAATGCTACTGGGACCAGTTGGACCAGAACTACTGACAGGCCTTCAGGGGACTTTCCTTCCCCTAAAAAACCTAGATGGGGTGATGGCACATCACAACAAGATAAGGGGAGTGAAGCTCAGGGAAATTCAGTTGGCAACTCTGAAAAAATGGTCATCAACGAAGGCAGAATGATGAATCTCAGCAAGAACCTGGAGGGGTAACTGAAAATGAGAATTTTGGCACTCTTGACAAAGGAAAACAGTCACTTATGgaagtgaaaaagaaagataaagaggACAGTGAAGAAAGTGAAGATCAGGGTCTGTGCTTTGATGACATCATTTCACCAGGAGGACAACACTTGACTTTTGGATCTTTTAAACATATGGAGATCAAGAACCTATTCACTATCATGTTGAGGGACAATGTGTCTGCAACCATAAATGAATATGGCACTAATTTCTACAACTCAAAGTTTGACTCCTTTGCAGCCATTGAGGCTAAAAATGCTCTGAGAGGCCTCAAAAATCAGTCAGGTTCTAATCATGCAGACCTGGACATTGATAAGTTGACTCCAAAAAGCATAGAAACAACTCACAATGTGCTGGAGGTACAGCATTCTCCTAGTCCCCTCTATGGAACTCAGGAGCCTCCTCAGCCTTATCTATCAAGCCAAGAAGATACCCTGCTTAAGAGTGCAGCTGGAGATTATGGGGAGGGTGTAGCAGAAATGGTTGTGCAATTGGAGATTGATGACGCAACCCCAATTGTTGAAAGGGACAACATGGAAGAAGAGAAGTCAAGAGTTTGTGCAGAAACTCTAGTGGAAGATGTTATTGAAGAAAAGTTAGGGGAGCATGAGGAGGATCAGGGAGTGATTGACACAATATTGACTGAAAATGAAGATGCCAATCATCATCCCATGAGGCAGAGTAGAAGAATCAAAGAATAAGGACTTGGACACTTGAGGATGGCTGATAAAGCAGAAGCTCTCCAAGCAAACAAAAATTTGGAAGGTAACTCTCTGAAATTCAAGAACTCCTTTGCAGTTCTTGAAAATGATGTTTTATTAGATAGAACCAATAAGATGGGTATAAACTCTAAAAAGATTGATCTAGATTTTTTTGACATTATGAAAGATTTAGAATTGCTCGGGCTAATTTAATTGAAAGAGCCAAAGAAGATAAGCAGGATAAAACTAATGCTAGTTCTGATACTGGTCTCCCCTATGAGGAGATAAAGTTTATTACCTGGAATTCTGATTCTTCAGATGAAGGGTTTAAAGTGGTGTCATCCAGAAAGTATAAAAGAAAGCAGAAAAGAAACAGCTCCTGTAAGAAAACTGGATGTGTAGAACCCCAACCTATTGATGGGGTAGCTGTATCTAAGGGAGATGTAACCAAGATTAGCTCTGGTTATAATCTCAGGGGAAGAAGGgatctgaaaaaaaaacatcatgaTTGGACTGATTTGGAATTGTAGAGGTGTGTCCAAAAAAGGCATGAGTAGGTGGATGATGGAGTTATTGAGGGATTATCAGGTTGATTTTGCTAGGTTCCGAGAAACCATAAAAAAAGTATGATGACACTTTTTTTAGGAAAATTGACCCAGGTAATCTCTTTTCTTGGCACTGGTTGCCTGCTACTAGACATTTAGGCGGTGTGCTTTGTGGGGTGAGACTAGAAAGATTTGATGTCATATCCTTCTCAGCTGGTCATTTCTCTCTTTCTGCTCATGTTTTGGATAAAAAAGAGAATAAAGAACTGATGCTAGTGACTGTCTATGGACCAGCTCAAGAGGATAAGAAAGATCAATTCCTGACTGAATTAGCTCAAATATGCAGCAACAAAAAGTTTCCTATGCTTCTTGGTGGTGATTTTAATATATTAAGATTCAGCTCTGAAAAAAATAagtctttccacaacaataaacATTCTGACATTTTTAACTCTATCATTAACTCTTTTGAGCTGAGAGATCTTGATATTAGTGGAGGTAGGTTTACTTGGAGTAATAATCAAGAGAATCCTACTTTGGAGAAGCTGGACAGAATCTTGATTAATGAGGATTGGGAATCTAATTTTCCCCTACCACTTTAAGGAAAATACCAAGATTCATGTCAGATCACAATCCTCTGTTGTTGTGTTCTGGACAAGAACCTGAAAAGAAAAACCATCCATTTTGCTTTGAAATAGTTTGGCTGAGGCATGAGGAGTTCTTACCAAAGGTAGCTGAAATTTGGGGTGAAGAGGTGAGAGCCAAAGATGCTGCTGAAGTATGGATTATTAAGTTAAAAAGAGTGAAAAAATTTCTTAAAGGTTGGGGTATCAACCTAAAAGGACATGCTAAAAAAACAAGAGAATGCTGCAAGAGGAATTGTTGAATCTGGAATTAAAAGAAGAGAAGGGCCTACTTCCATCTCACTTAATGGAAAGGAAAACCTTTATCCAAACTGAGTTATTGAGATTGGTGGCTGAGGAAGAATTATACTGGCACAAGAGATCCATTTCGATATGGCTGTTGGAGGGGGACAATAACACAAGTTTTTTTCACAGAGTTGCaaaatggtaaaaaaaaaggaaaaatatgatCTTCAGTCTGGAAGGAGATAATGGTATTATCAAGGAACAAGACCAGTTACTTGACCATGCTACACAGTATTATAAATCCCTTTTTGGTCCTGTTGGAGACTCAAGAGTAGAATTGGATCCTGAGTGCTGGGGAATACATGAAAAGATCTCGGTGGCAGATAATAACCATTGAACTGCCCCTTTTACTGAAGAAGAGGTCAAAAGGGCCATATTTGACATGGAAAAAATACAGCACCAGGTCCTGACCATATACCTATTGAGTTTTATCAGCACTGTTGGGAGATAATCAAGGGTGAGATTATGGATATGTTTGCAGAATTTTATGATGGAAAATTGGACTTAAAAAGACTCAATTATGGAACTATCACCTTACTGCAGAAAACAAAAGAAGCCAACAAGATATAGCAATATAGACCTATTTGCCTCCTCAATGTGATCTACAAAATCTTCACAAAAGTCTTGATGATGAGATTAGAAACAATCATGAGGAAGATCATAAATAAGTCACAAAATGCCTTTATTAAGGGAAGGAATATCATGGATGGAATTATGTGTCTTCATGAGATATTGCATGACACCAAgttaagaaaagaaaatggggtGGTGCTTAAATTGGATTTTGAGAAAGCCTACGATAAAATAAGTTGGAAGTTTCTTAAAAGGTGCTTTGAACAAAGAGGCTTTGATAAGAGGTGGTGTGACTGGATTTGGGCGGTGATGACTAGTGGGACCTTGAATG
The genomic region above belongs to Panicum virgatum strain AP13 chromosome 8N, P.virgatum_v5, whole genome shotgun sequence and contains:
- the LOC120685847 gene encoding probable O-methyltransferase 2, giving the protein MAADSRTIIAPTDAELLQAQADLWRHSLYYLTSMALKCAVELHIPTAIHKLGGAASLPDLVTALSLPQTKLPFLRRLMRLLVTSGIFASDSGAEVETYRLNPLSWLLVEGVEAENHTYQKYFVLATVSRHYLEAASSLADWFKKDLPVPIPSPFEEQHGVPLVHEKTKLLDEELDRIVNEGVAAHDNLAIGTIIRECGDIFRGVQSLTDCGGGDGTTVRGIIKAFPHIKCTVLDLPKVIENAPPHDSVTYVAGDMFHSIPPAQAVMIKLLLHFFSDEDCVKILEQCKKAIPSKEEGGKVIIIEIVVDPSLGPIMYEAQLLMDLLMMVNIRGRQRDENDWREIFMKAGFSDYKIVKKIGARGVIEVYP